In Candidatus Cohnella colombiensis, one DNA window encodes the following:
- a CDS encoding amino acid ABC transporter ATP-binding protein gives MINVTDLTKTFGKHQVLKGITTQVAEGEVVALIGPSGSGKSTFLRCLNLLETPTSGTITIDGVELTHSGTEIAQVRQRIGMVFQHFHLFPHMTVLDNITFAPIEVKGLTIEAAQSKAYQLLDRIGLSDKANSYPSRLSGGQKQRVAIARSLAMEPDIMLFDEPTSALDPEMVKEVLNVIRSLADSGMTMLIVTHEMKFAREAADTIYFMDDGKLIERATPEQFFNNPQSERAARFLEQVL, from the coding sequence GTGATTAATGTTACCGACTTAACGAAAACATTTGGCAAGCATCAAGTATTGAAAGGGATTACGACCCAAGTGGCCGAAGGAGAGGTCGTCGCCTTAATTGGGCCATCTGGTTCTGGTAAGTCTACCTTTCTACGATGTCTTAATCTGCTTGAAACTCCGACATCCGGTACGATTACGATAGATGGAGTAGAGCTCACCCATTCTGGAACTGAAATTGCACAAGTACGTCAGAGGATCGGTATGGTGTTCCAGCACTTTCATCTTTTCCCGCACATGACGGTGCTTGATAATATTACTTTTGCACCTATTGAAGTGAAGGGTCTCACGATAGAAGCAGCACAATCGAAGGCTTATCAGCTGCTCGATCGAATTGGACTGTCTGATAAGGCGAATAGCTATCCCTCCCGTCTCTCTGGCGGACAGAAACAACGTGTTGCCATCGCACGAAGTCTGGCTATGGAGCCTGATATCATGCTCTTTGATGAACCGACCTCCGCACTCGACCCCGAGATGGTTAAAGAGGTGCTGAATGTCATCCGCAGTCTTGCTGATAGCGGCATGACTATGCTCATTGTGACTCACGAGATGAAGTTTGCCCGTGAAGCGGCAGATACGATCTACTTCATGGATGACGGTAAACTTATTGAGAGAGCGACTCCAGAGCAGTTCTTCAACAATCCGCAAAGCGAACGCGCTGCTCGTTTCCTTGAACAAGTCTTATAA
- a CDS encoding response regulator transcription factor, protein MITMIIADDQMLTREGLRTILELEDDFSIVGLAHNGEEACEMTARLRPDLVMMDIQMPIMDGITALKKIKQSYPETFILILSTFLEDNYIIEGIANGASGYLLKDMEADKMITAIRDTVTGQFIMPTAVAARLAMKISQLTADRQPAPISNEHIQLSDREREIADLLMKGHSNREIAAALFISEGTTRNYVSNLYNKLDVFDRVQAVVRLQSLK, encoded by the coding sequence ATGATAACAATGATAATTGCGGATGATCAGATGCTGACCAGGGAAGGATTAAGAACCATTTTGGAGCTAGAGGACGACTTCTCCATTGTTGGACTGGCTCACAACGGAGAAGAAGCGTGTGAAATGACGGCCAGGCTTCGCCCTGATCTCGTTATGATGGATATTCAGATGCCTATTATGGATGGGATTACAGCGCTAAAGAAAATTAAACAGTCTTATCCTGAAACGTTCATTCTTATTCTGTCTACGTTCCTCGAAGACAATTACATCATAGAGGGTATAGCGAACGGTGCAAGCGGTTATTTGCTTAAAGATATGGAAGCCGATAAGATGATTACCGCGATTCGTGATACGGTAACAGGGCAGTTTATTATGCCTACAGCGGTTGCAGCTAGACTTGCGATGAAAATATCGCAGCTGACTGCTGATCGGCAGCCAGCTCCTATTTCGAATGAGCACATTCAACTCTCGGATCGAGAGCGGGAAATCGCCGATCTGTTGATGAAGGGCCACAGCAATCGTGAAATTGCTGCAGCTTTATTCATATCTGAAGGTACTACTCGCAATTATGTAAGCAATCTTTATAATAAGCTGGATGTCTTCGATCGCGTGCAAGCGGTAGTTCGGCTACAATCGTTGAAGTAA